One segment of Paraburkholderia bonniea DNA contains the following:
- the flgH gene encoding flagellar basal body L-ring protein FlgH, whose translation MSQRPLRHVAGLAALAPLVLLLSGCISVGWGGISKVEPPQNDMPDTAWEVRKGTAGGVFVADQAWSLTSDIRAFRAGDVLTVELLESTQASKKSGTQIDKDSNVSAKKPSAFGIELPLEASLGIKRGFDGSGSSSQQNTLRGSVTVIVQRVLPNGLLQVRGEKTLLLNQGEETVRLTGYVRSADIDTDNRVSSQRVANARIQYSGKGSLAEANQPGWLTRFFNSPWMPF comes from the coding sequence ATGAGCCAGCGGCCGCTTCGCCACGTTGCTGGACTCGCCGCTCTGGCGCCGCTGGTGCTGTTGCTGAGCGGCTGCATTTCTGTCGGCTGGGGAGGGATCAGCAAGGTCGAACCCCCTCAGAACGATATGCCCGACACCGCATGGGAAGTCCGCAAAGGCACGGCTGGCGGCGTGTTTGTTGCCGACCAGGCCTGGTCCCTGACTTCCGATATCCGCGCGTTCCGCGCCGGCGACGTGCTCACCGTCGAGCTGCTCGAATCAACTCAGGCTAGCAAGAAGAGCGGCACGCAAATCGACAAGGACAGCAACGTCAGCGCGAAAAAACCTTCGGCGTTTGGCATCGAGCTGCCGCTTGAGGCTTCGCTTGGAATCAAGCGCGGCTTTGACGGCTCGGGCTCCAGTTCCCAGCAAAACACGCTACGCGGCTCGGTCACGGTGATCGTCCAGCGCGTGCTGCCCAACGGCCTGCTACAGGTGCGCGGCGAAAAGACCCTGCTGCTGAATCAGGGCGAAGAAACCGTCCGGCTGACCGGCTATGTCCGCTCCGCCGATATTGATACCGATAACCGTGTCTCATCGCAACGCGTCGCCAATGCGCGCATTCAGTATTCGGGCAAGGGCTCGCTGGCTGAGGCGAACCAGCCAGGCTGGCTGACCCGGTTCTTTAACAGTCCGTGGATGCCGTTTTAA
- a CDS encoding flagellar basal body P-ring protein FlgI codes for MLGLVLALGLPTAWAQNVGALVNVEGLRENALVGYGIVVGLNGSGDGTQAKYTAQSVANMLKQFGTRLPEGTNLRSRNVAAVMVSATFPSGYRKGQMIDVTVSSLGDAKSLRGGTLLMTPLRGADSEVYALAQGNLVIPGISVQGRSGSSVTVNTATTGRIPRGATIEREIASDFDSTPSVRLNLKRPNLQTAANIVDAINRSLGNGAATALDGTSVDVIAPPDPTQRVAFVAKLSALMVTAGKEMPRIVFNSRTGTVVISQGVTVKPAAVSHGSLKVTISEGFAVSQPNELSQGETAVLPVSELNVSQPGGRAFQWKNGTSLQAIVDTINSTGATPDDLMAILQALDEAGALSAELVVI; via the coding sequence ATGCTGGGCCTTGTGCTGGCGCTGGGCTTGCCCACGGCGTGGGCCCAGAACGTAGGCGCGCTGGTGAACGTTGAAGGACTGCGCGAAAACGCGCTGGTGGGTTACGGCATCGTGGTCGGCCTGAATGGCTCCGGTGACGGCACCCAGGCGAAGTACACCGCGCAATCGGTGGCGAACATGCTCAAGCAGTTCGGCACGCGCTTGCCGGAAGGCACCAATCTGCGTTCGCGCAATGTGGCCGCAGTGATGGTGAGCGCTACCTTCCCGTCGGGTTACCGCAAGGGCCAGATGATTGACGTCACGGTGTCGTCGCTGGGTGACGCCAAAAGCCTGCGCGGCGGCACGTTGCTGATGACGCCGCTGCGCGGCGCGGACAGTGAGGTGTATGCGCTGGCGCAAGGCAACCTGGTGATCCCAGGTATTTCAGTCCAGGGCCGCAGCGGCTCCAGCGTCACCGTGAATACCGCCACGACCGGACGGATTCCGCGTGGCGCGACGATCGAGCGGGAGATCGCCAGCGACTTCGACAGCACGCCTTCAGTCCGGCTCAACCTGAAGCGTCCCAACCTGCAAACCGCGGCGAACATCGTCGATGCGATCAACCGCAGCCTGGGCAACGGCGCGGCGACTGCACTCGACGGCACCTCAGTGGATGTCATCGCACCGCCCGATCCGACCCAGCGCGTGGCCTTCGTAGCCAAGCTCTCCGCGCTGATGGTGACGGCGGGCAAAGAGATGCCGCGCATCGTCTTTAACTCGCGCACAGGCACGGTCGTTATCAGCCAGGGTGTAACGGTGAAGCCCGCTGCGGTCTCGCACGGCTCGCTCAAGGTGACGATCTCCGAAGGCTTTGCCGTGAGCCAGCCGAACGAGCTCAGCCAGGGTGAGACAGCGGTGCTGCCGGTGAGCGAGCTGAATGTGTCGCAACCTGGCGGCCGGGCCTTCCAGTGGAAAAACGGCACCAGCCTGCAGGCCATCGTTGACACGATTAACAGCACCGGTGCCACGCCTGACGATCTGATGGCGATCTTGCAGGCGCTCGATGAAGCCGGTGCGCTATCGGCCGAACTGGTGGTGATCTAA
- the flgK gene encoding flagellar hook-associated protein FlgK, producing the protein MSLIHIGLSGTRAAQASLAMAARNTANLGTPGYTRQGVMLTARQNGGVDVQSAIRFADIYKTQQKWYSHAALAQQSASASYFNQLEKVMNLEDGSVKMGLDGFFKALDAVSADPTSGPLREQVIGMATTLTQSFNNLRHMMTGQLDTLRQQSSAAAGQINSLAQTVADLNQKIAEAQGTGVVPSELIDQRDEAIDQISGLVEIRVIRQPSGAIDLTFAGGPPLVAGPKVGQVEVAHHLDGTFSVNLELAGTRYPLQGAKLGGTLGGLAAFSEGVLQPQMEGLKTLAGEIANRFNAQLTAGFGTDGKPGQPLFTFDPVSGVIGVNASISHAQLGFSSDPATPGNSDNLLALIALRNEKITVAGLGEVSIGDTYTMLVGRLGSASQQNQAALLTALEIRKHAESDWLAVSGVDKDEEAVNISEYLKVYQANMKVIAIAKDLFDTTLSSF; encoded by the coding sequence ATGAGCCTGATCCACATCGGCCTGTCAGGCACCCGCGCAGCGCAAGCCTCGCTTGCCATGGCAGCGCGCAATACCGCTAACCTCGGCACCCCCGGCTATACCCGCCAGGGCGTGATGCTCACTGCACGCCAGAACGGCGGTGTCGACGTGCAGTCAGCGATTCGTTTTGCCGATATCTACAAGACGCAGCAAAAGTGGTACAGCCACGCCGCGCTGGCGCAACAAAGCGCCTCGGCGTCGTACTTCAACCAGCTCGAAAAGGTGATGAACCTTGAAGACGGCAGCGTCAAAATGGGCCTCGACGGCTTTTTCAAGGCGCTCGATGCCGTCAGCGCCGACCCGACCTCAGGCCCGTTGCGCGAGCAGGTGATCGGCATGGCCACGACGCTCACGCAGAGCTTTAACAACCTGCGTCACATGATGACGGGCCAGCTTGATACGTTGCGCCAGCAAAGCAGTGCCGCCGCTGGCCAGATCAATTCGCTGGCGCAAACCGTGGCCGATCTGAACCAGAAAATCGCCGAAGCCCAGGGCACCGGCGTGGTGCCGTCCGAGCTGATCGACCAGCGCGATGAAGCGATCGACCAGATCTCTGGTCTGGTTGAGATCCGCGTGATTCGCCAGCCGAGCGGCGCGATCGACCTGACCTTCGCCGGCGGCCCACCGCTGGTGGCAGGCCCGAAGGTGGGCCAGGTTGAGGTTGCGCATCATCTCGACGGCACGTTCTCCGTCAACCTGGAACTGGCCGGCACCCGCTATCCGCTGCAAGGCGCGAAGCTGGGCGGCACGCTAGGCGGCCTCGCCGCGTTCAGCGAAGGCGTGCTGCAACCACAAATGGAAGGGCTCAAAACCCTCGCGGGCGAGATCGCCAACCGCTTCAACGCACAACTCACAGCAGGTTTTGGCACAGATGGCAAGCCGGGCCAGCCACTGTTCACCTTCGATCCGGTGTCTGGCGTGATTGGCGTGAACGCCTCGATCAGCCACGCGCAACTGGGTTTTTCCAGTGATCCGGCCACCCCTGGCAACAGCGACAACTTGCTGGCGCTGATCGCGCTGCGCAACGAAAAAATCACCGTGGCAGGGCTGGGCGAAGTGTCGATTGGCGACACCTACACGATGCTGGTGGGGCGGCTGGGTTCGGCCAGCCAGCAAAACCAGGCCGCCCTTTTGACTGCGCTGGAAATTCGCAAGCATGCCGAATCTGACTGGCTCGCCGTGAGCGGCGTGGACAAAGATGAAGAGGCCGTGAATATCAGCGAGTACCTCAAGGTGTATCAGGCGAACATGAAAGTCATCGCAATTGCGAAAGACCTGTTCGACACGACTCTCAGCAGTTTTTAA
- the flgL gene encoding flagellar hook-associated protein FlgL, whose translation MRISSQQFGNRMVDTLRASNQKLSNLMMQIDSGRRILNPSDDPVGGVRLLLLERDASVLSQYRSNIGTLSIRLQQNESHLDGLLKTVVSAKDLMLRAADSSTTSADLHALAGTLESLKQTLVEGANVKDSEGNYLFSGTLTNTAPLGYDPAAPEGSRYRYNGNYEQQKVVVGHGVTQAANSNIAGVVDLVNQLDAALTALKAPGVSSSDPATHALINASLGSLDSGVNTLSGQIASLGGMQNTLDLLDQSHEAMLVSNGQAANMVGQLDYAEAYDKMSNYMVAVQGTYKVYGRVAQLSLFDIL comes from the coding sequence ATGCGTATCTCCAGTCAGCAGTTTGGCAACCGGATGGTCGACACCTTGCGGGCGTCGAACCAGAAGCTCTCTAATTTGATGATGCAGATCGACAGCGGCCGCCGCATCCTCAATCCATCGGATGACCCAGTCGGCGGCGTGCGTCTGTTGCTGCTTGAGCGCGATGCCTCGGTGCTGAGCCAGTACCGCAGCAATATCGGCACCTTGTCGATCCGCCTGCAGCAAAACGAAAGCCATCTGGATGGCCTGCTGAAGACCGTGGTTTCCGCCAAAGACCTGATGCTGCGCGCCGCCGACAGCAGCACCACTTCAGCCGATTTGCACGCGTTGGCAGGCACCCTGGAAAGCCTGAAGCAAACCCTCGTCGAAGGCGCGAACGTGAAAGACAGCGAAGGCAATTACCTGTTTTCCGGCACGCTGACCAACACCGCACCGCTGGGCTACGACCCCGCCGCACCGGAGGGGTCGCGCTATCGCTACAACGGCAATTACGAGCAGCAAAAAGTGGTGGTCGGCCACGGCGTGACTCAGGCGGCGAACAGCAATATCGCTGGCGTAGTGGATCTGGTGAACCAGCTCGATGCCGCCCTGACGGCATTGAAGGCACCAGGCGTGAGCTCAAGCGACCCAGCGACTCACGCGTTGATTAACGCTAGCCTGGGCTCGCTGGATAGCGGCGTGAATACCTTGAGCGGCCAGATCGCCAGTCTTGGCGGGATGCAGAACACGCTCGACCTGCTCGACCAAAGCCACGAAGCAATGCTGGTATCGAACGGCCAGGCCGCCAACATGGTGGGTCAGCTCGATTACGCCGAGGCCTACGACAAAATGAGCAACTACATGGTGGCGGTGCAAGGCACTTACAAAGTGTATGGACGCGTCGCGCAACTGTCGCTGTTCGACATCCTGTAA
- a CDS encoding mannose-1-phosphate guanylyltransferase/mannose-6-phosphate isomerase translates to MKIYPVLLCGGSGTRLWPLSRDAHPKQYLKLASRETLLQQTALRLQGLDDAAPAIVVTHHAQRFLVAEQLHEAGVAPLTVMLEPVARNTAPAIAAAAHRALHEQADALLLVLPSDHLIQNEAAFARLVQAATPLARDGYLVTFGIEPTQPHTGYGYLCAGPAVKPGSAAHEVRAFIEKPDAEHAARLLAHGGYYWNSGMFLMKASTWLAELQHYAPEIARHAELAWQHARHDDDFIRLEAGAFGACPSLSADYAVMEQTHRAVLLPADGLGWSDVGSWEALAQLAAPDAAGNTTTGDVLTESLSNSYIRAEHRLVAAIGLDNVVIVETADAVLVAHRERTQDVRKIVARLEADGRSEARTQRRVARPWGSYETLERGERYQVKRIVVNPGARLSLQMHRHRAEHWVVVKGTAHVTNGAHDFVLQENQSCYIPAGVVHRLSNPGQTALELIEVQSGAYLGEDDIVRFEDCYGRAGEMPPVAVESVE, encoded by the coding sequence ATGAAGATCTATCCCGTCCTGTTATGCGGCGGTAGCGGCACGCGCTTGTGGCCGCTGTCGCGCGACGCGCATCCCAAGCAGTATCTGAAGCTCGCCAGCCGCGAGACGCTGCTGCAGCAAACCGCATTGCGCCTGCAAGGCCTCGATGACGCAGCCCCAGCCATTGTGGTGACGCACCATGCGCAGCGCTTTCTGGTTGCCGAGCAGTTGCACGAAGCCGGTGTCGCACCGCTCACGGTGATGCTGGAGCCCGTCGCGCGCAACACCGCCCCCGCCATCGCGGCCGCCGCGCATCGGGCCTTGCATGAGCAAGCCGATGCGCTGTTGCTGGTCCTGCCGTCAGACCACCTGATCCAGAACGAGGCGGCCTTCGCCCGTCTGGTTCAAGCGGCCACCCCGCTGGCGCGTGACGGCTATCTGGTCACGTTTGGCATCGAACCCACCCAGCCCCACACCGGCTACGGCTATCTCTGCGCAGGCCCAGCGGTGAAGCCCGGTAGCGCAGCCCATGAAGTGCGCGCCTTCATCGAAAAACCGGACGCGGAGCACGCCGCACGCCTGCTCGCGCACGGCGGCTATTACTGGAACAGCGGGATGTTCCTGATGAAAGCCTCGACCTGGCTCGCGGAGTTGCAGCACTACGCGCCCGAGATCGCTCGCCACGCGGAGCTGGCATGGCAGCACGCGCGCCACGACGACGATTTCATTCGTCTGGAGGCCGGTGCCTTTGGTGCCTGCCCCAGCCTGTCGGCCGATTACGCGGTGATGGAGCAAACCCACCGCGCGGTGCTGCTCCCGGCTGATGGCCTGGGCTGGAGCGATGTCGGCTCGTGGGAAGCGCTGGCGCAACTGGCCGCCCCCGATGCAGCGGGTAACACCACCACGGGCGATGTGCTGACTGAGTCGCTATCGAATTCGTACATTCGCGCGGAGCATCGGCTGGTCGCCGCTATCGGGCTCGACAACGTGGTGATCGTGGAAACCGCCGACGCGGTGCTGGTCGCACACCGCGAGCGCACTCAAGACGTGAGGAAAATCGTCGCGCGTCTGGAGGCGGATGGCCGCAGCGAAGCGCGCACGCAGCGTCGCGTGGCGCGTCCATGGGGCAGCTACGAAACCCTTGAGCGCGGCGAACGTTACCAGGTCAAACGCATCGTCGTGAATCCGGGCGCGCGCTTAAGCCTGCAAATGCATCGCCATCGCGCGGAACACTGGGTGGTAGTCAAAGGCACCGCCCACGTGACGAACGGTGCGCATGACTTCGTGCTGCAGGAAAACCAGTCTTGCTATATCCCCGCAGGCGTTGTGCATCGGCTCAGCAATCCGGGCCAGACCGCGCTTGAGCTGATCGAGGTGCAATCCGGGGCTTATCTGGGCGAGGACGATATCGTGCGTTTCGAGGATTGCTACGGCCGGGCTGGGGAGATGCCGCCAGTGGCAGTGGAGTCAGTGGAGTGA
- a CDS encoding capsular biosynthesis protein produces the protein MNPTPPPPRAPGSSPPAADAAAAAAAQKNAAAEAACASATGLRHGNDNGNGSNGQFSLNSLIRSRRWFAWLIRLTQLIRLTARRHGHTPDSYSYCWLDLRHERWLHRLRCLSGPGRFSSRHNRSAPVAWPGPVWSRASPGQPLLSWFVAPVSDASPQAFATAIQHALEQHATRHQPFAVSAEITRLMQRVLHADALPARHQHARRVVRIVSRKRPATRVLLLDERAATHGMAAAPVRHARAQFERMLRVAQRAHPDADFWLVQSTESGSGPWLAATSPALPRATQQMEPHAAFHALLEDVDHVYTVAAPEGMLALLAGVPLHVFGMPYYAGWGLTHDHPAQPERPMRPLRPAAGSTRSARPTVAALFEVVFVQLARYLDPATHQPGSLENLLDSIEWQNTLRRRYRGLRQVAGVGFQWWKRPFATPFLCAGGAQLRWTDASDVFQPDESAVLWGARSAVGLAEQVPVVRIEDGFFHSAGLGSEMSPPYSQVLDSRGMYFDPSCPSDLTMLLNKGVFGREERARAAALRRLVVHSGVTKYNLGRRQPGWHAPAGKTIVLVPGQVADDASVRLGSRGISTIEALLEAVRAHRPEAWLVYKPHPDVLSGNRPGLIAAQQHVDVVDTEADLLSLIELADEVHTLSSLAGFDALLRGKAVFTYGLPFYAGWGLTRDMLAQPWRERPLSLDMLVAGVLLRYPLYWDWRTQLYTTPEAVVRQLAPLAARPLQAPRGNARRRLLKVLRWSRNALRHLAWRGAQWRHARKASR, from the coding sequence ATGAACCCCACGCCCCCTCCTCCTCGCGCGCCTGGTTCCAGCCCGCCTGCCGCAGACGCAGCGGCGGCGGCCGCAGCGCAAAAGAACGCCGCCGCCGAAGCCGCCTGTGCGTCCGCTACCGGCCTCCGTCATGGCAATGACAATGGCAATGGCAGCAACGGCCAGTTCAGCCTGAACAGCCTCATTCGTAGCCGCCGCTGGTTCGCCTGGCTGATCCGGCTCACCCAGCTCATCCGGTTAACTGCGCGGCGGCATGGCCACACGCCCGACTCCTACTCCTACTGCTGGCTCGATCTGCGCCATGAGCGCTGGCTGCATCGGTTGCGGTGCCTCAGTGGTCCTGGCCGCTTCAGCAGCCGCCATAACCGCAGCGCGCCAGTGGCATGGCCTGGCCCGGTGTGGTCCCGCGCGTCGCCGGGCCAGCCGTTGCTGTCATGGTTCGTCGCGCCTGTCAGCGATGCCAGCCCGCAAGCGTTCGCCACTGCGATCCAGCATGCGCTCGAACAGCACGCCACCCGGCATCAGCCCTTCGCGGTCTCAGCCGAAATCACCCGCTTGATGCAGCGAGTGCTGCACGCGGATGCGCTGCCCGCACGCCATCAGCACGCACGGCGAGTGGTCCGGATCGTCTCCAGAAAGCGCCCGGCAACCCGTGTGCTGCTACTCGATGAGCGCGCCGCCACCCACGGCATGGCCGCCGCGCCGGTGCGCCATGCCCGGGCCCAGTTCGAGCGAATGCTGCGCGTGGCGCAGCGCGCTCATCCAGATGCCGACTTCTGGCTGGTGCAGTCCACCGAATCCGGCAGCGGCCCGTGGCTCGCCGCCACCAGCCCAGCACTGCCACGCGCGACCCAGCAGATGGAGCCGCATGCGGCGTTCCATGCGTTGCTCGAAGATGTCGACCATGTCTACACCGTGGCAGCGCCGGAAGGCATGTTGGCGCTGCTGGCGGGCGTGCCGCTGCATGTCTTTGGCATGCCTTACTACGCGGGCTGGGGGCTGACGCACGATCACCCGGCGCAGCCGGAGCGCCCGATGCGTCCGCTGAGGCCTGCTGCAGGTTCAACGCGCAGCGCAAGACCTACGGTCGCGGCACTGTTCGAAGTCGTCTTCGTGCAGCTCGCGCGTTATCTCGATCCCGCCACCCATCAGCCCGGCAGCCTCGAAAACCTGCTCGACAGCATCGAGTGGCAAAACACCCTGCGACGCCGCTACCGGGGTTTGCGTCAGGTGGCCGGGGTCGGGTTTCAGTGGTGGAAACGGCCGTTTGCCACGCCGTTTTTGTGCGCAGGCGGCGCACAACTACGCTGGACCGATGCGTCCGATGTGTTCCAGCCGGACGAATCCGCCGTGCTCTGGGGCGCACGCAGTGCGGTGGGGCTGGCCGAGCAAGTTCCGGTGGTGCGCATCGAAGACGGCTTTTTTCATTCCGCGGGGCTCGGCTCCGAGATGAGCCCGCCGTATAGCCAGGTGCTCGACAGCCGGGGGATGTACTTCGATCCGTCTTGCCCCAGCGATCTCACCATGCTGCTCAACAAAGGCGTTTTTGGCCGCGAGGAGCGCGCCCGGGCCGCTGCGCTGCGCCGTCTGGTGGTGCATAGCGGCGTCACCAAATACAACCTCGGGCGGCGTCAGCCTGGCTGGCATGCGCCTGCGGGCAAAACCATCGTGCTGGTGCCAGGCCAAGTCGCCGACGACGCCTCGGTACGCCTCGGCAGCCGTGGCATCAGCACAATCGAAGCCTTGCTGGAAGCAGTGCGGGCTCACCGTCCCGAGGCGTGGCTGGTGTACAAGCCGCACCCTGACGTGCTCTCCGGCAATCGCCCCGGCTTGATCGCCGCGCAGCAGCACGTGGATGTGGTTGATACCGAAGCTGACTTGCTGTCGCTGATCGAACTGGCTGACGAAGTGCATACGCTGTCGTCGCTCGCGGGGTTCGATGCGCTGCTACGCGGTAAAGCCGTGTTCACGTATGGGCTGCCGTTCTATGCGGGCTGGGGCCTGACCCGCGACATGCTGGCCCAGCCGTGGCGCGAGCGGCCGTTATCGCTCGACATGCTGGTGGCGGGCGTGCTGCTGCGCTATCCGCTGTACTGGGACTGGCGTACGCAGCTTTACACCACGCCCGAAGCGGTGGTGCGGCAGCTCGCACCGCTCGCGGCGCGTCCGCTGCAAGCGCCGCGCGGCAATGCCAGACGGCGTTTGCTCAAGGTGCTGCGCTGGAGCCGGAATGCGCTGCGGCATCTAGCCTGGCGTGGTGCGCAATGGCGTCATGCCAGAAAGGCCAGCCGATGA
- a CDS encoding glycosyltransferase family 4 protein, whose protein sequence is MKQIYIDISRPLARLYNGLMPTGIDRVALAYIHEYFSDALAVISYRGTQIILSEISSKSVFELLSHFSSKKTALRHILIRACINHFFKRSHAPGFLLHLNHGGMEFPGYYARLQRHGIKPVFMVHDLIPLTHAEYTRPGVDVTHRRRIHTCLAHAAGIIVNSQATAASLRAEAHAAQLALPPCTVAHLASGIAPLPLPEQAQPRPLAAPYFVMLGTIEARKNHLLILNVWRSLVEQLGAAAPRLVIIGRRGWECENVIDMLERCTSLHGVVIEEAHCPDNRLQAWLEHAQALLFPSFAEGYGMPLVEALALRVPVLASDLPVFHEIAGDIPEYLDPLDGPGWRARIQAYARADSPERAAQLTRIEAFQAPTWAAHFTRVNRFLDDLST, encoded by the coding sequence ATGAAGCAGATTTATATTGATATAAGCCGCCCGCTGGCCCGTCTCTATAACGGCCTGATGCCCACTGGCATAGACCGCGTGGCGTTGGCCTATATCCACGAATATTTTTCTGACGCGCTTGCAGTAATTTCTTACCGAGGCACTCAGATTATTCTTTCAGAAATTTCCTCAAAATCCGTCTTCGAACTACTAAGTCATTTCTCAAGCAAAAAAACCGCGTTAAGACATATCCTAATTCGCGCTTGCATTAATCATTTTTTTAAGCGCTCGCACGCCCCCGGATTTCTGTTGCACCTTAACCACGGCGGAATGGAATTCCCTGGTTATTACGCCCGATTACAACGTCACGGTATTAAACCCGTATTCATGGTGCACGACCTGATTCCGCTCACGCACGCCGAATACACGCGCCCAGGCGTCGATGTCACGCACCGGCGGCGCATCCACACTTGCCTCGCACACGCGGCCGGCATCATCGTCAATTCACAGGCCACCGCCGCCTCACTCCGCGCCGAAGCCCACGCCGCCCAACTGGCGCTGCCTCCCTGCACAGTCGCTCATCTGGCTTCGGGCATCGCCCCCCTGCCGCTGCCGGAGCAAGCGCAACCGCGGCCGCTCGCAGCGCCTTACTTCGTGATGCTGGGCACCATCGAGGCGCGCAAGAACCATCTGCTCATCCTGAATGTGTGGCGCAGCCTGGTTGAACAGCTTGGGGCCGCCGCGCCCAGGCTCGTCATCATCGGGCGGCGTGGCTGGGAATGCGAAAACGTGATCGACATGCTCGAACGTTGCACCAGCCTGCACGGCGTGGTCATCGAAGAAGCGCATTGCCCCGACAACCGCCTCCAGGCATGGCTGGAACATGCTCAGGCGCTGCTCTTCCCGTCATTTGCCGAGGGCTACGGGATGCCGCTGGTCGAAGCGCTGGCGTTACGCGTGCCGGTGCTGGCCAGCGATCTGCCGGTGTTTCATGAGATCGCGGGCGATATTCCGGAGTATCTCGATCCGCTCGATGGCCCTGGGTGGCGCGCACGCATTCAGGCTTACGCGCGCGCTGACAGCCCGGAGCGCGCCGCGCAACTGACGCGGATCGAAGCCTTTCAAGCCCCCACCTGGGCCGCGCATTTCACGCGGGTTAACCGCTTTCTCGACGATTTGTCCACATGA
- a CDS encoding polysaccharide biosynthesis/export family protein, whose translation MLTQYKNTRFISGIAAALLLAGCGAIPSSGPGRSAVADAAHAAPSPGAAGIQIVDVTDAIAHQLYAGHQKAGFASTLGGAEPFRQQFGLGDVLEVSIWEAPPAMLFATAGSASRQTTEGGLAAGSQATVLPGQMIDASGQINVPFVGPVRAAGQTAHEVEAAIAQGLRGKAHMPQVLVRLAHNANSYVTVVGDVTTSTRMPLSPRGERLLDALAAAGGVRQPVDKMTIQVTRGDKVEALPLQTLIKDPKQNVALRSGDVVTALFQPLSFTALGASGKNEEINFEAQGITLAQALARSGGLNDSRADAQGVFIFRFEDAGALAWPTQPVRTTAAGKVPVVYRLDLKNPASFFAAQTFQMSDKDLLYVSNAPVAELQKFLNVVFSVVYPVASSINTFK comes from the coding sequence ATGCTAACGCAGTACAAAAACACACGATTTATATCAGGCATTGCCGCCGCCCTGCTTCTGGCTGGATGCGGCGCGATTCCTTCGTCTGGTCCAGGGCGCTCCGCCGTGGCCGATGCCGCGCACGCCGCACCGTCACCTGGCGCGGCGGGCATCCAGATTGTCGATGTGACCGACGCCATCGCGCACCAGCTCTACGCCGGGCACCAGAAAGCCGGGTTTGCCAGCACGCTTGGCGGCGCGGAGCCGTTCCGGCAGCAGTTTGGCCTGGGCGACGTGCTCGAAGTGTCGATCTGGGAAGCCCCGCCCGCCATGTTGTTCGCCACGGCTGGCAGCGCCTCGCGCCAGACCACGGAAGGCGGGCTGGCGGCGGGCTCGCAAGCCACCGTGCTGCCCGGGCAAATGATCGACGCCAGCGGCCAGATCAACGTGCCGTTTGTCGGCCCGGTGCGGGCGGCGGGCCAGACTGCCCATGAAGTCGAAGCGGCCATCGCCCAGGGCCTGCGCGGCAAGGCCCACATGCCCCAGGTGCTGGTGCGCCTCGCTCACAACGCCAACTCTTATGTCACGGTGGTCGGTGATGTCACCACCAGCACCCGCATGCCGCTGTCGCCCCGCGGCGAGCGGCTGCTCGATGCCCTTGCCGCAGCGGGCGGCGTGCGTCAGCCGGTGGACAAAATGACCATCCAGGTCACACGCGGCGACAAGGTAGAAGCGTTGCCGCTGCAAACCCTGATTAAAGATCCGAAGCAGAACGTCGCGCTGCGCTCGGGCGATGTCGTCACCGCGCTGTTCCAGCCGCTCAGCTTCACTGCGCTGGGTGCATCCGGCAAAAACGAAGAGATCAATTTCGAAGCCCAGGGCATCACGCTGGCCCAGGCGCTGGCGCGCTCGGGCGGCCTGAACGACTCACGGGCCGACGCCCAGGGGGTGTTCATCTTCCGTTTCGAAGATGCCGGCGCGCTGGCGTGGCCCACCCAGCCGGTGCGCACCACGGCAGCGGGCAAGGTGCCGGTGGTGTACCGCCTCGACCTGAAAAACCCGGCCAGCTTCTTCGCCGCGCAAACCTTCCAGATGAGCGACAAAGATTTGCTCTACGTATCGAATGCGCCGGTGGCCGAGTTGCAAAAGTTCCTGAATGTCGTGTTCTCCGTGGTGTATCCGGTGGCCAGTTCAATCAATACCTTTAAATAA